TTAGCAGGTTCGTTAATTGGTAATTTAATTTTGCCCGAACCATCCTGCATTACCTTAGACATTAAGGCAGAATATTCTGTAGCAATGGTTTTATCGTCAAACTCTACTAACAAATTAAAGCCCATTGTCTCGGCAAAAAACTGCACCCAACGTTCCATTGCACCGAGTTCGACGTTACCAACTATATGATCAATGGCTTTTAATCCCACTCCTGGGCTGGTGAGGTGCGTCTTAGTTTGAGCCTCGAAACCAGGCGCAAACAAACCTGCATAATCGCTGCGATCGATAAACTTGATTAAAGTGTCACCGTAGCCGCGAATCGCAGAATAACGAAATACCCCATAAGTATCTTCTTCTTCTGTGGGTGTAATTACTCCTAAAGCACCTCGGCTAGTTGTCTGTTTGTAAGCGCTAACTGCATCCGGTACTTCTAGAGCAATAATCGCTACATTATCGCCGTGTTTCAGTACACTTTTAGCAATCAGATTATCTGGATTTAGCCCTGTACTTAAAACAAAATTGATATTACCTTGTTGCATCAAATACGATGCTGTGTCGCGGTAGTTGGTTTCTAAGCCTCGATAAGCTGTGTTAGTAAATCCAAAACACTTAGTATAAAAAAGCGCTGCTTGCTTGGCGTTCCCAACATAAAATTCCAAGTGATCGATGCGCTTAATTGGGCAAAAATCGTTCATCATATATGACTCCTTCTAAAAAGCTTCTGAACTGCTGAACTTCCTGTTAGTGGAATAGCCGTTTCAAAAAGCTTAAATGCAGAAAGCTTCAGGTTTTTCATCCTTTAACCAAACATGGTCGGGATCGATGCCTTCTCTTCTACACTGCCTGCGCTAACAATCTAGGCACAGTCTCCTAAAGAAGGAGATTTATATAGATAAACATCTCCCCTTTGGCAGGTTTACCTGATGCCTTTGCAAAAATCTATCATTCGTTAACGAAATCTTGAGTTGAGATTCTTAACTCTAGTCTCCTAATTTAGATTATAAATTTTACTTACAAGCATCTACAAGTGTAAAATATTAACTTTTAAAATAAATTTAGAATGTAGTTTTAACTACCCTATATAGGGATATTCTGAAAAATAGCAACAAGCAATGCCATTTCCTTCGACGTAGAGGAGGAAAATTGCCTTGTGGCTTTCATTAGTGCTGAGTAAGGATTCCATTCATTACTCAGGACTCAAGACTTATGACTCAGCACTAAAAGGAGAATGTAAAAGTGAAGCCAACACTCAAGAACTTTGAACAACTCCAACAATTGGATGATATTGACCGGCAACTGTTGTGTCTGTTGCAAGAGAACAGCCGGATAACTTTTGCTGAATTAGCTCGTCACGTGAATCTCTCAACGCCTGGGTTGCAGAAGAGATTGCGCAAGCTAGAAGAAAAAGGCGTGATAGACCGCTATGTTACTTTAGTGAATCGAGAGGCGCTAGGTTTAGACTTGCTGTGTTTTGCACAAGTAACCTTAGCTAATCATCAGCCTGAATGCGTAGGGATGTTTTGCGATCGCGTCAAAGAACTACCAGAAGTTTTAGAATGTCACCATCTCAGCGGCGAATTTGACTATTTATTGAAAATGGTTGTCCCTAACCATCAACACTTAGCAAAGTTATTATCAGAAAAAATTACCCGCATTCCTGGTATAGATAGAATCCAGACAAATATTGTTCTTGATGAAATTAAAGCTTCAACCTCGTTACCATTAGATTAAATGTCAAGAGTCAAGAGTCAAGAGTCAAAAGTCAACAGTTAATTCTTATTTCTCCCGTGTCCCCCTTGTCCCCCCACACTCCCCACACTCCCCACACTCCCCACACTCCCTCATCCCCCTTGCCCTCTACCTTATACACTAGGTAAAGTCCGATGTTTGCATCATTAGAGGCGCTGCTTTCATCAGTTGTGGACTACGCTGGACTGTTTCCGCCAGCCAAGTTGGAATTACAGCCAGCAATGGCAAATTATGCTCAGTATCAGACAACGCCCTACGCTTGGATGTTAGGTCGCTTTATTTTGCCAGTTTCTCGGTTGCAAGAGTTTGAGCAACTTTTACCGGAGAAACCAACAAAATGGCCATTGAGCATAATTATGGCTGGAGATGTGAAAGAAGCGATTGCACAACTACAGTCACTCAACAACGATAAAATTGCCATTACATCCTTGGAATTCCCTCCCCTTCCACCTACTGATATCGAAAAAATACTTTCCTCTCTCTCTACTGAGATAGAATCATTCTTTGAAATACCTTTTAAAAGCGACTTCAAGAGCTATTTATCTGTTTTGCAACATACTGGTGCAGCCGCTAAAATTCGTACTGGCGGTGTAACAGTCGATGCCTTTCCGAGTATTGCTCAACTGTGCCAAAGTATTTTCGCATTTGCAGAAGCTCAAGTTCCCTTTAAAGCAACCGCAGGACTGCATCATCCATTACCAGGGAAACATCGAGTAACTGGTGAAGCAGATAGCCCAGTCACAGTTATGCACGGTTTTTTGAATGTCATCGTCTTAGCAGCACTTGTTTATCATCAAAAATTAACGCTAGAGACAGCCTTAGAATTACTCCCAGAATCATCGAGCGATAATTTTCAATTTACAAGAGACAGCATTGCTTGGAAAAATCACCAAGTGAATATTTCAGAAATAGCAGAAGCTAGAAAGCGTTTCTTCCGTTCCTTTGGTTCCTGCTCATTTCAAGAGCCAATAGATGACCTCAAAGAATTAAGATTACTAAGATAAGTAGGTCAGCGTTAAAAATTATTGGTTTGAAAAGGCAGAGGGCAGTAGGCAGTAGGCAAAAGAGAAGAGGTTTTACATAACAATTGCATTGCCTTGCAATTGAGTTGCAAGGCTAACAAATTGTTTTGATATTGGTATTGGCACACCTCAGCCAACTCAAAATTCACTACCGCGATGCTTCGCCAGGAGCAGATTCAGGCAATATAGAACGGTCTTCATCTGCGGTTGTTAGAGGTACATTTAAATGTTTTCTTGCCATTTCCTCAGCTAGGTTACGGTCGTGCTCATTCTCAAACTGGCTTTCATCTAGTAAATGCCGATTTCGTGCTGCTTGATCTCGACTTGGCTGGGTGCCGTTTTTCCACCTGTACTTAAAGTCCATAAGTTACACAGC
The genomic region above belongs to Calothrix sp. NIES-2098 and contains:
- a CDS encoding 4-hydroxyphenylpyruvate dioxygenase; amino-acid sequence: MMNDFCPIKRIDHLEFYVGNAKQAALFYTKCFGFTNTAYRGLETNYRDTASYLMQQGNINFVLSTGLNPDNLIAKSVLKHGDNVAIIALEVPDAVSAYKQTTSRGALGVITPTEEEDTYGVFRYSAIRGYGDTLIKFIDRSDYAGLFAPGFEAQTKTHLTSPGVGLKAIDHIVGNVELGAMERWVQFFAETMGFNLLVEFDDKTIATEYSALMSKVMQDGSGKIKLPINEPANGKRKSQIEEYLEYNYGPGVQHIALATDNIIETVTRMKATGVEFLVAPPTYYENLEQRVGKIDESIDKLAELGILVDRDRDGYLLQIFTQPVQDRPTLFFEVIERHGARGFGEGNFKALFEAIEREQARRGNLVSV
- a CDS encoding transcriptional regulator, AsnC family protein, with the protein product MKPTLKNFEQLQQLDDIDRQLLCLLQENSRITFAELARHVNLSTPGLQKRLRKLEEKGVIDRYVTLVNREALGLDLLCFAQVTLANHQPECVGMFCDRVKELPEVLECHHLSGEFDYLLKMVVPNHQHLAKLLSEKITRIPGIDRIQTNIVLDEIKASTSLPLD